From Polyodon spathula isolate WHYD16114869_AA unplaced genomic scaffold, ASM1765450v1 scaffolds_613, whole genome shotgun sequence, the proteins below share one genomic window:
- the LOC121308238 gene encoding uncharacterized protein LOC121308238, protein MVGFFSIFASEIPQPASNSESEPVPVKSGAVWARVRTVILKNTGVSPEMSSNAKPHLELLDFNWLGVDGILYGFIALLAVLICLIFIYRDPVQRELNGLRASLLEGFNVCRPRLSCWQLPGAVKRLTVVERRKLRRELALQNKLMRKIQHLEQRVQAMEELVMNYTQKKCQPLHSRRAGSLASLGQCPDCMVEAGCSSPGFSSGDEDEMESRQSFSA, encoded by the exons ATGGTTGGGTTTTTTTCAATATTCGCGTCGGAAATTCCACAACCGGCTTCGAATTCCGAATCAGAACCGGTGCCGGTTAAAAGCGGAGCAGTCTGGGCTAGGGTCCGCACTGTCATCCTCAAAAACACGGGGGTTAGCCCCGAGATGAGCAGTAATGCCAAACCCCATCTGGAATTATTAGACTTCAATTGGCTTGGCGTGGATGGAATTCTGTATGGTTTTATCGCGTTACTAGCAGTTTTAATTTGCTTGATATTCATTTACAGGGATCCAGTGCAACGTGAACTAAAC GGGCTGCGTGCGTCGCTGCTGGAAGGCTTCAATGTGTGTCGACCCCGTCTGAGTTGCTGGCAGCTTCCAGGCGCAGTGAAGCGGTTAACGGTGGTCGAGAGAAGGAAGCTGCGACGGGAACTGGCGCTCCAGAACAAGCTCATGAGGAAGATCCAGCACTTGGAGCAAAGGGTGCAAGCCATGGAGGAACTGGTTATGAACTACACGCAGAAGAAGTGCCAGCCTCTCCATTCCCGGCGCGCCGGCAGCCTGGCCTCGCTTGGCCAATGTCCCGATTGTATGGTTGAAGCAGGCTGCTCCAGTCCGGGCTTCAGCTCCGGAGATGAGGACGAGATGGAAAGCAGACAGAGTTTCTCAGCGTGA
- the LOC121308240 gene encoding dynein light chain Tctex-type 1-like: MDEQSAEETAFVVDDVSNIIKDAVESTIGSNAYQHNRVNQWTSSVVETSLNQLTKLGKPFKYIVTCVILQKNGAGLHTASSCFWDNTVDGSCTVRWENKTMYCIVSIFGLAL; the protein is encoded by the exons ATGGACGAGCAATCGGCAGAAGAG aCGGCATTTGTTGTGGATGATGTCAGCAATATTATCAAAGAT GCAGTGGAAAGCACGATAGGGAGCAATGCATACCAGCACAACAGGGTTAACCAGTGGACATCCAGTGTGGTGGAAACAAGCCTCAACCAGCTCACCAAACTGGGCAAACCTTTCAAATACATTG TGACCTGTGTTATTCTACAGAAGAATGGGGCTGGTTTGCATACAGCAAGTTCCTGCTTCTGGGACAACACTGTTGATG GAAGCTGTACAGTGAGGTGGGAGAACAAGACCATGTACTGCATTGTCAGCATCTTTGGGCTGGCCCTTTAA
- the rlf gene encoding zinc finger protein Rlf: MADGEGETELGPRGRAEETGEDSPLAPDSLPKKLRELEAALRQQDVSVTSSGDYCSSFCEMLVQYAGSRNAQEHGLSLLEVYRLSIQSFALARPHLTTECENVLLVLGRLALSCFELLLSVPENEIPYEVWLQFHQSVLGAHKALLEFGNGVLLTLLEITSEGGAWRNPVLLKILTQQPTEPEDVSKFIAREGPAFLEMRIKHLIKTNNVPQAMLLAKLCAESVEIANKTPFRQVYISHLCDMLPSEEAIQEISNVDCKEILDMVCNLEAEGQENTAFILCTTYLTQQLQKENMYCSWELTLFWSKLQRRIDPSLESFLDRCRRLGVIAKTAYHLLFLVRVIQTETEELGLAVSVELCVRALQIPSQDNADTKMSVCKMIACLLPDDLEVRRGCQLTEFLLGPTQEAYNLLEELYLKPDQKYDEGNSIVPISLRCEVLLALKAHWPFDPEFWDWKTLKRNCLKRLGVEPLDESGEEELHEQQANDQGESLAHQSHSGESFLSDKEEEKEQQQVTPAQTGWKRKKKEVGTSERYKRWLQYKFCCVICSREVIEARILHHAKTHMVNGVFTCPICLQKFEGKHKFVPHLTEHVRMPARRNQPKKKIGKKKKVKKVETMEEDMEELGEVGMEELELGEIKIDRSTLEDEALQTSRTPAESDYITFSYIADNFELRDRDIYPCPATDCLRLFKHFKYLSVHLKAEHPESDDNARHYLEMKDRREKCTFCRRHFLTPFHHRQHRRVHYGKLPYMCVAAGCGARFNSTNQLVAHKQAHGYQLSYQCELKGCSLTFSDLGQLYHHEAQHFRDAAYNCIHPSCKKFYYSKKEFAKHLASHGLTFSEDNLMSYRKVKQEFEAPLGESVVGPVEGSKAENTDVPKPILEELMNGIKTETPDFSQLVENPTTPAPVPAASELLTGTLTSVAVCFDGKKFTCGFEGCGLTFIQARDIQRHLKNVHPLQFKRHKKGEKTKKMCKKSRLHQSRKPLRFQEHSSGSHSSSLPDPELGHSDPLSTEIDSPNPVETQPSSSNEESLIEILARLSQLSLKTPIIAASSLTSHSFLGSSITQVTLPSTTGANPPTKPTDKKAVLKSQPPQSGYKKELPAATAEGPSASPLPPPLPSQHNKQVSQFLVQASNKPYFCELKDCKYRSVARAALLVHYLKKHSMSKDKVMGMEMFHRKFKPFACHLCPSAFTRKSQLRLHLMSQHKLSKTLVAQMSCSKKRRGDRDRNDAEKVPDSYASGVSLDRELPEKGQQKKEASNWGKKIKKRRRVGVCSTEFEKRLQDREEELEEEETDVKATSPAIEDNEEEEEEAREGRGSRRLMAKGSLCYILSKYNKPFECVHKGCSSAFTNQNGLIRHLRLVHRYNRDQLCMEGGQRQGGGAKKDRNCSKRIRSLSALARHSEESRRPKREESPEPEESPEAQTLASEEPVPQFSCSYSDCTASYHLYSSLLRHQRLLHSDQTLQPCSKRTRTKLRCTYEGCTRVFSHRNTYEQHVFFMHRNNYDSFVLRLQNEKEEDRNKGASGCQKKLISVIATPSPSLSPPLQSPPRQGKGSTKKKFLTKGNLSLRTPEEALQMCEDRNIPVAYPCMVQDCESVVTLESSLIRHYKRCHNIRHTYLGKHYDKLVNNAEKLEETIQKNSTPSVPTLLDKPVSVEYQKELKNPLASKLPVSLPSIKSSLDEQDHLGFGEEISENDFTLDADDLLYGEAVKKSRCYSSNGGQPRRNGYGFEKKPEPPPPPQTLLCFSREDGFLDLTCKGGGKGTGTFSSVSRPPLKRKNEQADPLLAAKENYQCPRNLHNRSPTPRTFDLKTYKPMGFESSFLKFIQESESKDEVFEESLPEPQVVIKRRDVHRRGCSVKENSQRRLGRNKNGSLVHGKLSAFQPLLSAEESATVQNLRSILDKALTDCGDLALKQLHYLKPVVVLERSKFSTSLLDLFPTKKADELCLASS; the protein is encoded by the exons ATGCTTGTTCAGTATGCTGGCAGTCGGAATGCCCAGGAACACGGGCTGTCTTTGCTGGAAGTTTATCGGCTGTCCATACAGAGCTTTGCTCTTGCGAGGCCTCATCTCACCACAGAATGTGAAAACGTGCTTTTGGTACTTGGACGGCTAGCGCT GAGCTGTTTTGAGCTGCTGCTTTCAGTGCCTGAAAACGAAATCCCATATGAGGTTTGGCTGCAGTTTCATCAGTCTGTACTG GGTGCTCACAAAGCCTTGCTGGAATTTGGGAACGGTGTTCTGCTAACCCTGCTGGAGATCACCAGTGAAGGAGGTGCCTGGAGGAACCCAGTGCTCTTAAAAATTCTCACTCAGCAGCCCACAGAACCAGAAGACG TAAGTAAATTCATTGCACGGGAAGGTCCTGCTTTCCTGGAGATGCGGATAAAGCACTTAATTAAGACGAACAACGTACCTCAGGCCATGCTGCTGGCTAAGCTGTGTGCCGAGAGCGTCGAGATTGCGAACAAAACGCCCTTTCGCCAGGTCTATATCTCCCATCTCTGTGACATGCTGCCCAGCGAGGAGGCTATCCAGGAG ATTTCCAATGTGGACTGTAAAGAGATTCTGGATATGGTCTGTAACCTGGAGGCAGAAGGACAGGAGAATACAGCCTTTATACTCTGCACCACATATCTCACACAGCAGCTGCAGAAGGAAAATATGTATTGCTCATG GGAGCTGACCCTTTTCTGGAGCAAGTTACAAAGAAGAATCGATCCCTCCTTGGAGTCCTTTTTAGACCGCTGCCGGAGGTTAGGTGTCATAGCTAAAACAGCATACCACCTGCTGTTCTTGGTCAGAGTTATTCAGACTGAG ACAGAAGAGCTTGGTCTGGCTGTGTCAGTTGAGCTTTGTGTAAGAGCCCTCCAGATCCCATCCCAGGACAATGCAGACACCAAGATGTCTGTTTGCAAAATGATAGCTTGCCTTCTGCCTGACGACCTGGAAGTGCGTCGTGGCTGCCAGCTCACAGAGTTCCTCCTGGGTCCGACACAGGAGGCCTACAACCTGCTGGAAGAGCTGTACCTGAAGCCTGACCAGAAATACGACGAAGGGAACAGCATTGTCCCCATCTCCCTGCGCTGCGAAGTCCTGCTTGCCCTCAAAGCGCACTGGCCTTTCGACCCTGAGTTCTGGGACTGGAAGACCTTAAAACGCAACTGCCTTAAGCGGCTGGGTGTGGAGCCATTGGATGAGTCTGGGGAAGAGGAGCTCCACGAGCAGCAAGCAAACGATCAAGGGGAGAGTTTAGCCCACCAAAGCCATTCAGGAGAGAGCTTCCTTTCTGacaaggaggaggagaaagagcagCAGCAGGTGACACCAGCTCAGACGGGTTGGAAAAGGAAGAAAAAGGAAGTAGGCACCTCTGAACGATACAAGAGGTGGCTGCAGTACAAGTTCTGCTGTGTGATCTGCAGCAGGGAGGTGATTGAGGCACGGATACTGCACCATGCCAAGACGCACATGGTTAATGGTGTCTTCACCTGCCCTATCTGCCTCCAAAAGTTTGAGGGCAAGCACAAGTTTGTGCCACACCTCACAGAGCATGTTCGCATGCCTGCCAGGAGaaatcaacctaaaaaaaaaataggaaaaaagaaaaaggtgaaGAAGGTGGAAACAATGGAGGAAGACATGGAGGAGTTAGGAGAAGTAGGCATGGAGGAGTTGGAACTAGGAGAGATTAAGATTGATCGCTCCACCCTGGAAGATGAAGCATTACAAACTTCTAGGACACCAGCTGAGAGCGATTACATCACCTTCAGTTATATTGCTGATAATTTTgagctgagagacagagacatTTACCCTTGCCCTGCCACCGACTGCCTCAGACTATTCAAGCACTTCAAGTACCTAAGCGTGCACCTCAAAGCGGAGCACCCAGAGTCAGACGATAATGCAAGGCACTATTTAGAGATGAAGGACCGCCGGGAAAAGTGCACCTTCTGTCGCCGCCACTTCCTTACCCCCTTTCACCATCGACAGCACAGGCGTGTGCACTACGGAAAGCTGCCTTACATGTGTGTGGCTGCTGGCTGTGGTGCCCGCTTCAACTCCACCAATCAGCTGGTGGCCCATAAACAGGCGCACGGTTACCAGCTGAGCTACCAATGTGAGCTGAAGGGTTGCAGCCTGACTTTCAGTGATCTGGGGCAGCTCTATCACCATGAGGCCCAGCACTTCAGAGATGCTGCATACAACTGCATTCATCCCAGCTGCAAGAAGTTCTATTACTCCAAGAAGGAGTTTGCAAAGCACCTGGCCTCTCATGGTTTAACCTTCTCTGAGGATAACTTGATGTCTTACAGGAAAGTAAAACAGGAGTTTGAGGCGCCTCTAGGGGAATCTGTTGTGGGTCCTGTTGAAGGAAGCAAAGCTGAAAACACGGACGTCCCAAAACCCATCTTGGAAGAACTCATGAACGGCATTAAAACAGAGACTCCAGACTTCTCACAATTAGTTGAGAACCCCaccactcctgcacctgttcctGCAGCCAGTGAGTTGCTCACTGGCACCTTGACCAGTGTGGCAGTTTGTTTTGACGGCAAAAAGTTCACTTGCGGTTTTGAGGGCTGTGGTCTGACCTTCATCCAGGCAAGAGACATACAGAGACATCTGAAGAACGTTCATCCTTTGCAGTTCAAGCGCCATAAAAagggagagaaaacaaaaaaaatgtgcaagaaaAGTAGACTGCACCAGAGCAGAAAACCACTTCGCTTTCAGGAACACAGCTCAGGCAGTCATTCCAGTTCCTTGCCCGACCCTGAATTGGGACACAGTGATCCCCTTTCTACTGAAATAGACTCTCCAAACCCTGTTGAAACTCAACCAAGCTCCAGCAATGAGGAGTCTTTGATAGAAATACTGGCACGCCTGAGCCAGCTGAGTTTGAAGACGCCCATAATTGCTGCTTCCTCTCTGACGAGCCATTCCTTTTTGGGGTCTTCCATTACACAGGTGACTCTTCCTTCCACCACTGGTGCTAACCCCCCTACCAAGCCAACGGACAAAAAGGCAGTTTTGAAATCTCAGCCTCCCCAGTCTGGCTACAAGAAGGAACTACCAGCAGCAACAGCTGAGGGACCATCAGCTTCTCCTTTGCCACCACCGCTCCCTTCGCAGCATAACAAACAGGTTTCCCAGTTCCTGGTTCAAGCCAGCAATAAGCCCTATTTCTGCGAACTCAAGGATTGCAAGTATAGGAGTGTGGCTCGGGCAGCTCTCTTAGTTCACTACCTTAAAAAGCACAGCATGTCTAAGGATAAGGTGATGGGGATGGAGATGTTCCACAGGAAGTTCAAGCCCTTTGCGTGCCACCTTTGCCCTAGTGCTTTTACCAGGAAATCACAACTAAGGCTGCACTTGATGAGCCAGCACAAGCTCAGCAAAACATTGGTAGCACAGATGAGTTGTTCGAAGAAGAGGAGGGGCGACAGAGATAGGAATGATGCAGAGAAAGTGCCTGATTCCTACGCCAGTGGCGTAAGCCTTGATAGAGAACTGCCAGAAAAGGGGCAACAGAAAAAGGAGGCttcaaactgggggaaaaaaattaaaaagcgtAGGAGGGTTGGGGTTTGCAGTACTGAATTTGAGAAAAGATTGCAGGACAGGGAAGAAGAGTTGGAGGAAGAGGAGACCGATGTAAAAGCCACGTCACCTGCCATAGAAGataatgaggaggaggaggaggaggccaGGGAGGGGCGGGGAAGCAGGCGTTTGATGGCCAAAGGCAGTCTGTGTTACATCCTGAGCAAATACAACAAGCCTTTTGAGTGCGTGCACAAGGGCTGCAGTTCAGCCTTCACCAACCAGAATGGCCTCATCAGGCACCTTCGGTTAGTGCACCGCTACAACAGAGATCAGCTGTGTATGGAGGGTGGTCAGCGGCAAGGTGGGGGAGCCAAAAAGGACAGGAACTGCAGCAAGCGCATTCGCAGCTTATCTGCCCTGGCTAGGCACAGTGAGGAGTCTCGCAGACCGAAGAGAGAGGAATCCCCGGAGCCAGAGGAATCCCCAGAGGCGCAGACTTTGGCTTCAGAGGAACCTGTACCTCAGTTCAGCTGCAGCTACAGTGATTGCACAGCCAGCTACCACCTTTACAGCAGCTTGCTGCGGCACCAACGCCTGTTACACAGTGACCAGACCCTGCAGCCCTGCAGTAAACGCACACGTACCAAGCTCCGCTGCACCTACGAAGGCTGCACCCGAGTCTTCTCCCACCGAAATACCTATGAGCAGCATGTCTTCTTCATGCACAGGAATAACTACGACTCCTTCGTTCTCCGGCTCCAGAATGAAAAGGAAGAGGACAGAAATAAAGGGGCCAGTGGTTGCCAAAAAAAATTAATCTCTGTCATTGCCACTCCATCTCCCAGTCTCAGTCCTCCACTGCAGTCCCCACCAAGACAGGGGAAAGGGTCTACTAAGAAGAAGTTTCTTACGAAAGGTAATCTGTCGCTCAGGACGCCCGAGGAGGCCCTGCAGATGTGTGAGGACAGGAATATTCCAGTGGCGTACCCTTGCATGGTGCAGGACTGCGAGTCAGTTGTCACGCTAGAGAGCAGCCTGATCCGTCACTACAAGCGCTGTCACAACATACGACATACCTACCTGGGGAAGCACTATGATAAGCTGGTCAACAATGCAGAGAAACTAGAGGAAACGATCCAGAAGAACTCCACACCTTCTGTCCCAACATTGCTAGATAAACCAGTGAGTGTGGAATACCAAAAGGAGCTGAAGAACCCATTGGCCTCGAAGTTGCCTGTAAGCCTGCCTTCCATAAAATCCTCCTTGGATGAGCAGGACCATTTGGGTTTTGGAGAGGAGATCTCTGAAAATGACTTTACTTTGGACGCTGATGACCTCCTTTATGGTGAGGCAGTAAAGAAAAGTAGATGCTACAGCAGCAATGGGGGGCAGCCTCGGAGAAATGGCTATGGGTTTGAGAAGAAGCCAGAACCACCACCTCCACCCCAAACGTTGCTTTGTTTTAGCAGAGAGGACGGTTTCCTGGATTTAACATGCAAAGGAGGTGGCAAGGGGACGGGGACCTTCTCCAGCGTCTCTAGGCCACCCCTGAAACGCAAGAATGAGCAGGCGGACCCCCTCCTGGCAGCCAAAGAGAACTATCAATGCCCCCGCAACCTTCATAACCGGAGCCCCACACCCAGGACATTCGACCTGAAGACCTATAAACCCATGGGCTTCGAGTCATCCTTCCTTAAGTTCATCCAGGAAAGTGAAAGCAAGGATGAGGTATTTGAGGAAAGCCTCCCTGAGCCCCAGGTTGTCATTAAACGCAGGGATGTTCACAGGCGGGGCTGTTCTGTGAAAGAGAACAGTCAGAGAAGATTGGGGCGAAACAAAAATGGCTCGCTGGTACATGGCAAGCTGTCAGCGTTTCAGCCTCTGCTGTCTGCAGAAGAATCTGCCACAGTGCAGAACCTGAGGTCCATCTTGGACAAAGCACTGACGGACTGCGGGGACCTAGccctcaaacagctgcattatcTCAAGCCAGTGGTGGTGCTTGAGAGGTCTAAGTTTTCAACATCTTTGTTGGATCTGTTTCCAACAAAAAAGGCAGATGAACTTTGTCTGGCAAGTTCTTGA